The genomic segment ATTTATTATAAATTAAGAGAATCAGAAGATTTAAATTGAGAATCCAGAGGAGGAGGGTTAGGGGGTGGATTTTCCATAGGGATTGACATAGTAGGATTAACTTGACTTAAAGCCCATTTGGCTACTTCTCTCACTTCTGGGTCATGATCATCTAGAGCATGATAAATTACAGGACGAATTTGATTGAGCAACTCATATAATTTGGTTAAATCACGAATAGCATTTTTACGGACTTGAGCATTTTCATCTTGTAAAGATACAACTAAAGCGTGATTCATTGGTCTGAGGGTTTTAGCACTTACTTCTGATAAGGCTTCTAAAATTAAGGTTCGTTCATAGGAACTACAATCTAACATTAAATCAACTAGAGGTTTAATCGCTCTAGAGTCTGCTGTACGTGCTAATTCCCAAATAGCTCTACGTCGTTTAGCTGGATCTACTTCCTGTAATTGTTCGATTAATCCAATTGTTACATCTGAATTTTCTCGGGGAAAAGGTTGTACTGGTAGTAGCGCACTATCTGTATTTTCTATGGGTGGAAGTTGAGCTTTAGAGGTATCATTATTAGCTAAAGGTTGATTCCCACTAGTAGATAATTGTTGTTCTGGAGGATTCTTTTCTGGTAAAACAATCCAAATTAGCAATAATAACATGATACTAATTAGCAAAAAACCCAATAGCATCCACCAGGGTAAACTGATTCTTCCTCCCGATAAGGTAATACCAAAGTTATTGGGTTGGGAGTTGTTGTCTTGGTTGTCTAGTTGAGGGTTTTCTTGAGCAACAGCAACACTCATTGGTAATAGTCGGTTATTAGGGGAATGGTAACCAGGACCAAAATAAGTTAGTAAAATAGCGAGAATTAGGGACAAACGATGGAGCATAGTTAAATAATGATCGTTAATATGAAAGGTTCTGCTGATTATATTTGCTCATAATAACTCAACTGATTACTTAATTCTCATATCTGCGGGATACTTTTCTAGTGAAACCCTGATTAAATATAGACAACTTTTGGGTTAGTTTTTCTCGCTGATTAATCACATAGATACTTACTAAGGTTAAAGAAACTCCTAACCATTGTAAAGGTGTTAGTACTTCTGCTAAGAATAAGTTACCAAAAGCTAGAGCAAATATAGGAGTTAAAAAGGTTAGAGAACTTAAACTGGTAAGATTACCCGCAGCTGCTAAATAGAAAAATACCCCATAAGATAAAGCACTCCCAAACACTGTAGCATAACTTAATGCCAGCCAATCCGAAACATTGAGATATTGCCATTGGTTGGTTTCTAAGGAAAGACTGAGTAAAAATAATAGCATTCCACCAATAATCATGTGCCAACCAGTTGCCATGATAGGATCAGCATAACGACAAACAAAGGGAATAGTCACAGTTCCTACAGCCATAGAGAGTGCAGCTAATAACATTAGCCACTCTCCCCCACTAAATAATTCTGTTCCTAATCCTGATAATTCAGAGAAATTAAATTGAGCTAGATTAGTAATCAAACTTTCGGGTAAGCCAATTAAACTAATCCCTGCAATACCGATCGCTAAACCTAAAAACCCTAATCCTCCGATAATTTCCCCAAACAACCAACTAGAGAGTAAAGCCACTGCTAGGGGTTGAGAATCAATCATCACTGATCCCAACCCTGCTCCTGTTCTGAGTAGTCCCTGACTAAGAAATCCTTGGAACATCGCTCCATCTACTATAGCAAAAAAAGTGATCCATAACCAGGCTTTTTGGCTTTTAGGTTGAGGTCGTTGTTGCCAATAAGCAACGGCTAAAATTAATAAACCCGCGGGTAGCAAACGTACACTAGCCATAAATAAGGGGGTTGTCTGCTCAATAGTTCCTTTCATCGCTACCATCGCTGTACCCCAAAAGAAAAAGGGCGAAATAAGTACTAATGGGGATGTTTTCTGGTTTATTTCCATGGGCTGAATGTGTTATCTTGTTTATTTAGTAGTTTTTGCTTATCTATTTAATTGTATAGTTTTGTTAAGAGTAATAGTTGTTAATGATTTGGCCATTTAGAAAAAAAGCTAGTAAACAAATTGCACGTCTGGAAATAACAGGGGCGATCGCCGGGGAAACTCGTGAACAAGTACTCAAGGCGATCGAGATGATTAAAGCGAGAAAATTCCCTGCTCTGTTGTTACGAATTGATTCTCCTGGGGGTACAGTAGGTGATTCTCAAGAAATTTATCAAGCACTCAAAGAGTTACAAGAAAAGGTAAAAATAGTCGCTAGTTTTGGCAATATCGCTGCTTCTGGTGGGGTTTATATTGGTATGGGTGCTGAGCATATTTTTGCTAATCCAGGTACAATTACAGGAAGCATTGGGGTAATTCTGCGGGGGAATAATCTCGAAGGTCTCTTAGATAAAATTGGGGTATCTTTTAAAGTAATTAAATCAGGACCCTATAAAGATATTCTCTCTTTTGATCGCCAATTAACTGAAGCTGAAGAAGCGATCTTACAAGAATTAATCGATACTAGTTATCTGCAATTCGTAGAAACTGTAGCTAAAGAGCGTAAACTAGCTCTAGAAACCGTCAAAAGTTTTGCCGATGGACGAATTTTCACAGGACAACAAGCTTTAAATCTCGGTGTTGTCGATCGCCTAGGTACAGAAGCTGATGCTAGACGGTTTGCGGCGACTTTAGTAGGACTCAATCCCGAGAAAACCGACTGTTACAATATTGAGGAGTCTAAACCTCTGTTAAAACGTTTTTTACCCTTTGCTAATGTCACCATGAAT from the Gloeocapsa sp. DLM2.Bin57 genome contains:
- a CDS encoding EamA family transporter encodes the protein MEINQKTSPLVLISPFFFWGTAMVAMKGTIEQTTPLFMASVRLLPAGLLILAVAYWQQRPQPKSQKAWLWITFFAIVDGAMFQGFLSQGLLRTGAGLGSVMIDSQPLAVALLSSWLFGEIIGGLGFLGLAIGIAGISLIGLPESLITNLAQFNFSELSGLGTELFSGGEWLMLLAALSMAVGTVTIPFVCRYADPIMATGWHMIIGGMLLFLLSLSLETNQWQYLNVSDWLALSYATVFGSALSYGVFFYLAAAGNLTSLSSLTFLTPIFALAFGNLFLAEVLTPLQWLGVSLTLVSIYVINQREKLTQKLSIFNQGFTRKVSRRYEN
- a CDS encoding HEAT repeat domain-containing protein, whose translation is MLHRLSLILAILLTYFGPGYHSPNNRLLPMSVAVAQENPQLDNQDNNSQPNNFGITLSGGRISLPWWMLLGFLLISIMLLLLIWIVLPEKNPPEQQLSTSGNQPLANNDTSKAQLPPIENTDSALLPVQPFPRENSDVTIGLIEQLQEVDPAKRRRAIWELARTADSRAIKPLVDLMLDCSSYERTLILEALSEVSAKTLRPMNHALVVSLQDENAQVRKNAIRDLTKLYELLNQIRPVIYHALDDHDPEVREVAKWALSQVNPTMSIPMENPPPNPPPLDSQFKSSDSLNL
- the sppA gene encoding signal peptide peptidase SppA — encoded protein: MIWPFRKKASKQIARLEITGAIAGETREQVLKAIEMIKARKFPALLLRIDSPGGTVGDSQEIYQALKELQEKVKIVASFGNIAASGGVYIGMGAEHIFANPGTITGSIGVILRGNNLEGLLDKIGVSFKVIKSGPYKDILSFDRQLTEAEEAILQELIDTSYLQFVETVAKERKLALETVKSFADGRIFTGQQALNLGVVDRLGTEADARRFAATLVGLNPEKTDCYNIEESKPLLKRFLPFANVTMNYLAFEVATNGQPLWLYRP